The Solibacillus sp. FSL R7-0682 genome includes a window with the following:
- a CDS encoding phytoene desaturase family protein: MKKIVIVGAGPGGLAAAMLLANKGYKVEVYEKQPYIGGRTSEIRLGDYKFDMGPTFLNMLYIAEEIFELTGRRLQDYVELYDLDPMYELIFHDKKIKMTRNEKEMVRQINEVFVGNEGGYEKYIQQTQKKLERLAPVLQSPMNRFTDMLKPNVIKAVGELEIGKSLVDTLSQFFKDEELQLAFTFQSKYLGMSPWESPGAFSILSYIEHAYGVYHIKGGLNRLTQAMGKVAEEMGVTIHTNCGIKKLVTSGRQVTGVALENGDYVQADEVIVNGDFGHVMTKMVEPGILKKYTPEKLEKKQLSCSTFMLYFGVNKRFDQLSHHTIWFAKDYRKNVEEITKTKMISDDPSIYIQNAVVTDPAVAPAGKSTLYILVPVPNNTSGIDWERVKKPFRKMVLEMVAEKLGEPNLEEFIEEERMITPADWENDISVYKGATFNLGHQLTQMLAFRPRNKFEELDRCWLVGGGTHPGSGLPIILESARITVNSILAQDKKVLHPVKPLPKVNVHSKVKNMSKPIVQI; this comes from the coding sequence ATGAAGAAGATTGTTATTGTTGGAGCTGGACCAGGAGGATTAGCTGCAGCTATGCTACTCGCAAATAAAGGTTACAAGGTAGAAGTGTATGAGAAGCAACCTTATATTGGAGGGCGTACAAGTGAAATTCGTTTAGGTGATTACAAATTTGATATGGGCCCAACTTTCTTAAATATGCTATATATAGCAGAAGAAATTTTTGAATTAACAGGACGACGGTTACAAGATTATGTCGAGCTTTATGATTTAGACCCTATGTATGAACTTATTTTTCATGATAAAAAAATTAAAATGACACGGAATGAAAAAGAGATGGTACGTCAGATTAATGAGGTATTTGTAGGAAATGAAGGTGGCTATGAGAAATATATTCAGCAAACACAAAAGAAACTTGAACGATTAGCGCCAGTATTACAATCCCCAATGAATCGTTTTACAGATATGCTAAAGCCGAATGTGATAAAGGCAGTCGGTGAGCTGGAAATCGGCAAATCACTTGTTGACACCTTATCCCAATTCTTTAAAGATGAAGAATTGCAGTTAGCCTTCACATTTCAATCAAAATACTTAGGTATGTCACCATGGGAGAGCCCAGGTGCATTTTCGATACTTTCTTATATTGAGCATGCATACGGTGTATATCATATAAAAGGTGGGCTTAATCGCTTAACGCAGGCAATGGGTAAAGTAGCCGAGGAAATGGGGGTAACCATTCATACAAACTGTGGTATTAAAAAGCTTGTTACATCTGGTCGCCAAGTAACGGGTGTAGCGCTGGAAAATGGCGATTATGTGCAGGCAGATGAAGTGATTGTGAATGGGGACTTTGGTCATGTCATGACCAAAATGGTAGAGCCAGGAATCTTAAAAAAATACACACCAGAAAAATTAGAAAAGAAGCAATTATCATGTTCTACATTTATGTTATATTTCGGTGTAAATAAGCGATTTGATCAACTATCCCACCATACGATTTGGTTTGCAAAGGATTACCGAAAAAATGTAGAAGAAATTACGAAAACAAAAATGATATCTGATGATCCATCAATTTATATTCAAAATGCTGTTGTAACGGATCCCGCTGTAGCACCAGCAGGGAAATCAACACTCTATATTTTAGTGCCAGTACCAAATAATACGAGCGGCATTGATTGGGAGCGTGTAAAAAAACCTTTCCGCAAAATGGTATTAGAAATGGTAGCAGAGAAATTAGGTGAACCGAATCTGGAAGAGTTTATTGAGGAAGAACGTATGATTACACCTGCTGATTGGGAAAATGATATTAGTGTATATAAAGGAGCAACGTTTAATCTTGGACACCAATTGACACAAATGTTAGCATTCCGTCCCCGTAATAAATTTGAAGAACTAGATAGATGCTGGTTAGTCGGAGGTGGAACACATCCTGGAAGTGGTTTGCCAATTATTTTGGAATCAGCACGTATAACAGTAAATAGTATTTTAGCACAAGATAAAAAGGTACTACACCCGGTAAAACCTTTACCAAAAGTTAATGTCCATTCAAAAGTAAAAAATATGTCAAAACCTATTGTACAAATTTAA
- a CDS encoding amino acid ABC transporter ATP-binding protein codes for MIKIDNLKKSYGKNEVLKGISTEIKEKEVIAIIGPSGSGKSTFLRCINRLEEPSAGIISVGGETITEKNVMKVRENLGMVFQHFYLFPHKTVLENLTYAPINVKGVAKGEAVKLAEELLRKVGLYDKRNDYPNRLSGGQKQRVAIARALAMNPTAILFDEPTSALDPEMVKEVLEVMKSLAESGMTMLIVTHEMGFAREVADRILFLDGGLLVEDSSPEEFFTAPKSARAKEFLDKVL; via the coding sequence GTGATTAAAATTGACAATCTAAAAAAATCATATGGTAAAAATGAAGTATTAAAGGGTATTTCAACAGAGATTAAGGAAAAAGAGGTCATCGCGATTATTGGCCCTTCAGGCTCTGGTAAATCAACATTTTTGCGATGTATTAACCGTTTAGAGGAACCATCAGCGGGTATCATATCAGTTGGTGGGGAGACAATTACAGAGAAAAATGTGATGAAGGTGCGTGAAAATTTAGGAATGGTGTTCCAGCATTTCTACCTATTTCCGCACAAAACCGTTTTAGAAAATTTAACGTATGCACCAATTAATGTAAAAGGTGTAGCAAAGGGTGAAGCTGTAAAGTTAGCAGAAGAGTTACTAAGAAAAGTAGGGCTTTACGACAAACGCAATGACTATCCAAACCGTTTATCAGGAGGTCAAAAGCAACGAGTTGCCATTGCTCGTGCTCTAGCAATGAATCCGACAGCGATTTTATTTGACGAACCAACATCAGCTCTTGATCCGGAAATGGTAAAAGAAGTTTTAGAAGTAATGAAATCTCTTGCCGAATCAGGAATGACGATGTTGATTGTAACCCATGAAATGGGGTTTGCACGTGAAGTAGCAGACCGTATTTTGTTCTTAGATGGTGGACTTTTAGTAGAGGATTCTTCTCCAGAGGAATTCTTCACAGCCCCAAAATCAGCTCGTGCGAAAGAGTTTTTAGATAAGGTTTTATAG
- a CDS encoding amino acid ABC transporter permease: protein MFNFEKVVPSIPYILEGIGVTLQIVVGATIIGLILGILLALCKIGTIKPLRWFAAFYTSIFRGTPLVLQLMIIYYAVPQVLDIQIDPIPAAIIAFGLNSGAYISEIIRAGINAVDKGQMEAAKALGIPYAKMMKDIILPQAMKNILPSLMNEFITLNKESAIVTVIGALDIMRRAYVVGGATFTYLEPLLIAGLIYYVMTLVLSFLGQMLEKRMRRSD, encoded by the coding sequence ATGTTCAACTTTGAAAAGGTCGTGCCCTCTATTCCTTACATTTTAGAAGGAATAGGCGTTACATTACAAATCGTTGTCGGGGCGACAATAATTGGATTAATTTTGGGGATATTATTAGCGCTATGTAAAATCGGCACTATTAAACCACTGCGTTGGTTTGCAGCTTTTTATACATCGATTTTCCGTGGTACACCACTTGTTCTACAATTAATGATAATCTACTATGCCGTACCACAAGTATTAGATATTCAAATTGATCCAATCCCGGCTGCTATCATTGCATTCGGTTTAAATTCAGGGGCATATATTTCTGAGATTATCCGTGCTGGAATTAATGCGGTAGACAAGGGGCAAATGGAAGCGGCCAAAGCATTAGGAATTCCATATGCAAAAATGATGAAGGACATCATTTTACCGCAAGCAATGAAAAACATTTTACCATCATTAATGAATGAATTTATTACATTAAATAAAGAATCAGCAATCGTAACAGTTATTGGTGCCCTTGATATTATGCGCCGTGCATACGTTGTTGGTGGTGCGACATTCACATATTTAGAGCCGCTGTTAATTGCAGGGTTAATCTACTATGTAATGACGCTTGTTTTATCATTCCTTGGCCAAATGTTAGAAAAGAGGATGAGACGCAGTGATTAA
- a CDS encoding transporter substrate-binding domain-containing protein, with translation MNKKWLLAVLTTLVIAVLAACGTSEEKDSTSGSETKGEEKKVLVMGTSADYAPFEYVDTAKSDEIIGFDIDLAKMIGEKLGYEIKVENMDFNSLIPALQANKFDIVLAGMTPTPEREEVVDFSIPYYETEQYLVFKKEKSYKEMADVAGGVVGAQISSIQEELAKEFGEEHGFKVESRNLIPELIQELKTGRFDATVIENIVSENYLASNDDLAAFPIVVEEPDFKAAVFQKGSDLKVGFDKAIEELIADGTIEELKKKWFVVE, from the coding sequence ATGAACAAAAAGTGGTTACTAGCAGTTTTAACAACACTTGTCATCGCTGTACTAGCAGCATGTGGCACATCAGAAGAAAAAGATTCTACTTCAGGCTCAGAAACTAAAGGTGAAGAGAAAAAAGTTTTAGTAATGGGTACTTCAGCAGACTATGCACCATTCGAATATGTCGACACTGCAAAAAGTGATGAAATTATTGGTTTTGATATCGACCTTGCAAAAATGATCGGTGAAAAATTAGGCTATGAAATCAAAGTAGAAAACATGGACTTCAACAGCTTAATCCCAGCTTTACAGGCAAATAAATTCGACATCGTTTTAGCTGGTATGACACCAACTCCAGAACGTGAAGAAGTTGTAGATTTCTCAATTCCTTACTATGAAACAGAGCAATACTTAGTTTTCAAAAAGGAAAAATCATACAAAGAAATGGCTGATGTAGCTGGCGGTGTAGTAGGAGCACAAATTTCTTCAATCCAAGAAGAATTAGCGAAGGAGTTCGGTGAAGAACACGGATTCAAAGTAGAAAGCCGTAACTTAATTCCAGAGTTAATCCAAGAATTAAAAACAGGTCGTTTTGATGCAACGGTTATTGAAAACATCGTTTCTGAAAACTACTTAGCTTCTAATGACGATTTAGCAGCATTCCCAATCGTTGTTGAAGAACCAGACTTCAAAGCTGCAGTATTCCAAAAGGGTAGCGATTTAAAAGTAGGATTTGATAAAGCGATTGAAGAATTAATCGCAGACGGTACAATCGAAGAACTTAAGAAAAAATGGTTCGTAGTAGAATAA
- a CDS encoding aspartate aminotransferase family protein, translating to MSDWLDLYKEMGDYLAPSMAKDHPNLPVVKEEGCYYYGADGKKYLDFTSGIAVTNTGHRHPKIVQSIKDAADQLVHGPSGVIMYESILKLSEKLGEVLPGDLGCFFFANSGTEAIEGSLKLAKFVTERPYVISFTGCFHGRSMGALGVTTSKSKYRKFLQPSHLSYQIPYADVKAVPAGEDPEVYCVEQLEKDFKKLFKHQVTPEEVAAVILEPVLGEGGYIIPPKAWVKKIREICDEHGILLIFDEVQTGFGRTGEWFAAQYFDVTPDIMAIAKGIASGLPLSATVASKELMKKWPIGSHGTTFGGNPIACSVALTTLEILHEENLIENSRLVGAYARDQLLKMKEKYPIISDVRSAGLMIGIELSNPETGEVDGQAVGEVLDYALEEGVLFYLCGNEGEVIRMIPPLTVTKEQIDEGLHMLEKAIQTYLSK from the coding sequence ATGTCGGATTGGTTAGATTTATATAAAGAAATGGGCGATTATTTAGCGCCAAGTATGGCAAAGGATCACCCAAATCTTCCAGTAGTAAAAGAAGAAGGTTGTTATTATTATGGCGCGGATGGTAAGAAATATTTAGATTTTACATCTGGCATCGCTGTAACAAATACAGGTCACCGTCATCCAAAAATTGTGCAAAGCATTAAGGATGCAGCCGACCAATTAGTACATGGTCCATCAGGTGTTATTATGTACGAATCCATTTTAAAGCTTTCTGAGAAGTTAGGTGAGGTGTTACCTGGTGATTTAGGTTGTTTCTTTTTCGCAAATAGCGGGACTGAAGCAATTGAAGGCTCACTGAAATTAGCGAAGTTCGTGACAGAGCGTCCTTATGTTATTTCATTTACAGGTTGCTTCCACGGTCGTTCAATGGGTGCTCTAGGTGTTACGACGTCAAAAAGCAAATACCGTAAATTTTTACAGCCTTCGCATCTTTCATACCAAATACCGTATGCAGATGTAAAAGCTGTACCAGCTGGCGAAGACCCAGAAGTGTACTGCGTTGAACAGCTTGAAAAAGATTTCAAAAAGCTATTCAAACACCAAGTAACACCTGAAGAAGTTGCCGCAGTGATTTTAGAGCCAGTGCTAGGTGAGGGTGGCTACATCATTCCTCCGAAAGCTTGGGTAAAGAAAATTCGTGAAATTTGTGACGAGCATGGTATTTTATTAATTTTCGATGAAGTACAAACAGGCTTTGGCCGTACAGGTGAATGGTTCGCAGCCCAATACTTCGACGTAACGCCGGACATTATGGCAATTGCAAAAGGGATTGCATCAGGCTTACCACTAAGCGCGACAGTTGCTTCAAAGGAATTAATGAAAAAATGGCCAATTGGCTCACATGGTACAACATTCGGTGGAAACCCAATCGCCTGTTCAGTAGCGTTAACAACGCTAGAAATTTTACATGAAGAAAATTTAATCGAAAATTCTCGCCTTGTCGGTGCATATGCTCGTGACCAACTACTTAAAATGAAAGAGAAATACCCAATTATTAGCGATGTGCGTTCTGCTGGGTTAATGATCGGTATTGAGCTATCAAACCCTGAAACAGGTGAAGTGGATGGACAAGCAGTAGGTGAAGTACTAGATTACGCTCTTGAAGAAGGTGTACTCTTCTACTTATGTGGCAATGAAGGTGAAGTTATCCGAATGATTCCACCACTTACGGTGACAAAAGAACAAATTGACGAGGGCTTACACATGTTAGAAAAAGCTATTCAAACATATTTATCAAAATAA
- a CDS encoding 3-oxoacid CoA-transferase subunit B, with protein sequence METRMKIIRRAVKEIKDGMYVNLGIGMPTLIANEFPSDYNVFLQSENGMLGIGPYPTESEVDADLINAGKETVTAKAGAAYFDSAESFAMIRGGHIDVAILGGMEVSKAGDLANWMIPGKVVKGMGGAMDLVVGAKKVIVIMEHTNKHGESKVKNTCTLPLTGKGVVHRLITELAVFDFVDGQMYLTELQDGVTLEEVKENTEATFEVRI encoded by the coding sequence ATGGAGACACGTATGAAAATTATTCGTCGGGCCGTTAAGGAAATTAAGGATGGGATGTATGTCAATTTAGGAATCGGTATGCCGACACTTATCGCTAATGAATTTCCATCTGACTACAATGTTTTTTTACAGTCGGAAAATGGCATGCTTGGCATTGGTCCGTATCCAACGGAAAGTGAAGTGGATGCCGACTTAATTAATGCTGGAAAGGAAACAGTGACAGCGAAAGCAGGTGCCGCCTATTTTGATAGCGCGGAAAGCTTTGCGATGATCCGTGGAGGCCATATTGATGTAGCAATTTTAGGTGGAATGGAAGTGTCTAAAGCTGGCGACCTTGCCAATTGGATGATTCCAGGGAAGGTCGTGAAGGGGATGGGCGGTGCAATGGATTTAGTCGTTGGTGCAAAAAAAGTTATTGTTATTATGGAGCATACGAATAAGCATGGGGAATCCAAAGTTAAGAATACATGTACGTTGCCGCTTACTGGGAAGGGTGTTGTTCATCGACTCATCACAGAACTTGCAGTATTTGATTTCGTAGATGGGCAGATGTATTTGACAGAGCTTCAAGATGGCGTGACGCTTGAGGAAGTGAAGGAGAATACAGAAGCCACATTTGAAGTAAGGATTTAA
- a CDS encoding CoA transferase subunit A yields MDKVVTTIEQAIAHIQNGATVLVGGFGLCGIPENLIKAVRDKGIKELTVVSNNCGVDDFGLGLLLQHNQIKKMIASYVGENKTFEQQFLRGELEVELTPQGTLAERIRAGGAGIPAFYTATGVGTPIAEGKEEKIFDGKTYILEQAITGDFALVKAWKADRSGNLVFRKTSRNFNPLVATAGKITIVEVEELVEVGELDPDGIHLPGIYVQHIVHDLSYEKRIERRTVREDD; encoded by the coding sequence ATGGATAAGGTAGTTACAACAATCGAGCAAGCGATCGCACATATACAGAACGGTGCGACTGTACTCGTCGGGGGCTTTGGACTGTGTGGAATCCCGGAAAACTTAATCAAGGCTGTACGAGATAAGGGAATAAAAGAGCTCACCGTTGTAAGTAATAACTGTGGGGTTGATGATTTTGGTCTTGGACTATTATTACAACATAATCAAATTAAAAAGATGATTGCATCCTATGTAGGAGAAAATAAAACCTTTGAGCAGCAATTTTTGCGAGGGGAGCTAGAGGTCGAGCTAACACCTCAAGGAACACTTGCAGAGCGTATTCGCGCAGGTGGAGCCGGTATTCCTGCGTTTTATACAGCTACAGGTGTTGGTACACCCATAGCTGAAGGGAAGGAAGAAAAGATCTTTGACGGCAAAACCTATATTTTGGAGCAAGCGATTACCGGAGATTTTGCACTTGTCAAAGCATGGAAAGCGGATCGTTCTGGAAACTTGGTGTTCCGCAAAACATCTCGCAACTTCAATCCACTTGTCGCAACAGCAGGAAAAATAACGATTGTCGAAGTAGAGGAACTTGTCGAAGTCGGTGAGTTAGATCCGGACGGCATACATTTACCAGGCATTTATGTGCAACATATCGTCCATGATTTGTCTTATGAAAAACGGATCGAACGCCGTACAGTAAGGGAGGACGACTAA
- a CDS encoding serine/threonine protein kinase, with translation MLSNEEKRTIDVAYTKHEMLEKLQELRKSPEIVDQNKIYILTKHVNEFHALSRDHQIELVTTHGIRSFMKSLIFKETPIERALRRMNLSPTERSEYEAVIKAGGILLISGRDPFNEQEWTGHTLNKWITNQFNTSNLINRNVKEIRQVPYQRESQIYVTTVTGVSGDYGLNNAPIDDDVIPLKDNQRYVRHPKTKVLSIYQGPHE, from the coding sequence ATGTTGAGTAATGAGGAAAAACGTACAATTGATGTCGCGTATACAAAACATGAAATGCTAGAAAAACTCCAGGAACTACGAAAGTCACCCGAAATTGTCGATCAAAATAAAATTTATATTTTAACAAAACATGTAAATGAATTTCATGCGCTAAGCCGTGATCATCAAATCGAACTTGTCACAACACATGGTATTCGAAGTTTTATGAAATCGCTTATTTTTAAGGAGACACCGATTGAAAGAGCACTACGTCGCATGAATTTATCACCAACTGAACGGAGTGAATATGAAGCAGTCATAAAGGCTGGTGGTATATTGCTTATATCTGGGCGTGACCCTTTTAATGAACAGGAATGGACAGGTCATACGTTAAACAAATGGATAACGAATCAATTTAATACTTCCAATTTAATTAATCGTAATGTAAAGGAAATTCGTCAAGTGCCATATCAAAGGGAGTCACAAATATATGTTACAACAGTCACTGGGGTATCGGGAGATTACGGACTTAACAATGCACCTATAGATGATGATGTCATCCCGTTAAAGGATAATCAGCGCTATGTCCGTCATCCGAAAACAAAGGTACTTAGCATTTATCAAGGACCACACGAATAA
- a CDS encoding TetR/AcrR family transcriptional regulator produces the protein MSVYDQMNEQTKQRIEETFLALMSKSAFSKISVRDITTTAAINRGTFYLHFTDKYELLEKIECKLLKGLAKACADIQPEKVLQEARSGTLSQFSMQVFHYIDRHALKFRVLLSSHNQSGFVKRLQRFFIEQFSQKYSNHRLTVSDPQLPVHYLAAFAASAFLGVIEEWLMTEAHESPEQIAEYFVRIILTIQNYN, from the coding sequence ATGTCGGTATATGACCAAATGAACGAACAAACGAAACAACGCATTGAAGAAACTTTTTTAGCATTGATGTCGAAAAGCGCGTTTAGCAAAATTTCTGTTCGAGATATTACAACAACTGCAGCTATTAATCGCGGTACATTTTACTTACATTTTACAGACAAGTATGAGCTACTTGAAAAAATTGAGTGCAAGCTACTTAAAGGTCTTGCTAAAGCATGCGCTGACATACAGCCAGAGAAAGTATTACAGGAGGCAAGAAGTGGTACACTGTCACAATTCTCAATGCAGGTGTTTCATTATATTGATCGGCATGCCTTAAAATTTCGAGTTTTACTATCAAGTCACAATCAATCTGGCTTTGTAAAGCGATTACAGCGTTTTTTTATCGAGCAGTTTTCACAAAAATATTCAAACCATCGTCTAACAGTAAGTGATCCACAGCTCCCGGTTCATTATTTAGCGGCTTTTGCGGCATCGGCTTTTTTAGGGGTCATCGAAGAATGGTTAATGACGGAGGCACATGAATCACCAGAACAAATCGCAGAATATTTTGTCCGCATTATTTTAACGATTCAAAATTATAATTAG
- a CDS encoding MFS transporter permease, translated as MKNKAKIMLAISLAIVAFLIGKAFILDETVKLYLIIFFFVGLGLAMLRLFVNGMMKKMKGKHIGVKLLFFTALLSFGIPFQNWFRTDILLAMSRDYLMPCIIMTVASVIMMTVIYGVIYERKRVPYLEQK; from the coding sequence ATGAAGAATAAAGCAAAAATTATGTTAGCTATTTCGCTTGCCATCGTTGCTTTTTTAATTGGTAAAGCGTTTATATTAGATGAAACAGTTAAACTGTATTTAATTATTTTCTTTTTTGTTGGGCTCGGACTTGCGATGCTCCGATTATTTGTCAACGGCATGATGAAGAAGATGAAAGGGAAGCATATTGGGGTAAAGCTCCTATTTTTCACGGCCTTGCTTAGCTTCGGGATTCCGTTCCAAAACTGGTTCAGAACAGACATTTTATTGGCGATGAGCCGTGATTATTTAATGCCGTGTATTATTATGACCGTTGCGAGTGTCATAATGATGACGGTAATATATGGTGTCATTTACGAGCGTAAGCGTGTTCCATATTTAGAGCAGAAGTAA
- a CDS encoding methyl-accepting chemotaxis protein, which yields MRYKSLKTRLIVILLLVGILPVATTITYNFFATSNSFNEVQQEEQQHLEQAVSTHFAKTAADLQYIAEIYAKDERVQQLLNGSSNEIQIQEGVALFKQLEKEHGLTVFEVGDANGVVALRGHNPEKSGDDKSDIEAIQQALSGKSLSGFEYGASGLSVRAFAPIEQNGRVLGTLQIGLGNEFINEIQALFPSTIIHILNESGEVVRSSDETFVGQKFANTGVTKAIGGKQTRIKGEENNAIESFLPILEPTATTAVGVLMLVQDIEATEATMNSIINMGAFILITTILVAVVVAIFYGQTLTKPIVKTAAMMNVLSAGDLTKRIEKAERRDEIGQLMNDMKVMQEHLHTTISEVAEASHTVSLESTLLAQSTSDVSSGSEAIAETMESLSRGVEKQTHEIAEVSEIMTEFSQNLQETSQQGSHLEVLSKNVLTLSMDGSERIHRSNGQMQEIHQMMEQSIGKMEDLDNQVGQITSFVSIIEDVANQTNLLALNASIEAARAGEHGKGFAVVAEEVRALAEQVRGSVSEITNIVTTIQGGSREVSQSLKNGFSQVENGTNQLAITAGTFTEIEQSVSQMAMFIQQVIAHLGEMSREGQVINQSLQEISAITEETAASVEETTATIVQTSVTMADVASATGELSKLAEQLNQVVKTYKI from the coding sequence ATGCGTTACAAAAGTTTAAAGACACGTTTGATTGTCATCTTACTATTAGTTGGTATTCTTCCAGTAGCAACGACTATAACTTATAATTTTTTCGCAACATCGAATAGCTTTAATGAAGTGCAGCAGGAGGAGCAACAGCATCTTGAGCAGGCGGTATCAACCCATTTTGCAAAAACGGCAGCCGATTTACAGTACATAGCAGAAATTTATGCAAAAGATGAACGTGTACAACAATTATTAAACGGATCAAGTAACGAAATACAAATTCAAGAAGGGGTAGCACTTTTCAAACAATTAGAAAAAGAGCATGGTCTAACAGTTTTTGAAGTTGGTGATGCAAATGGCGTTGTAGCATTGCGCGGTCATAATCCTGAAAAATCAGGAGATGATAAGTCTGATATCGAAGCCATTCAACAAGCTTTAAGTGGGAAATCGTTAAGTGGCTTTGAATATGGGGCAAGTGGACTTTCGGTTCGTGCCTTTGCTCCAATTGAACAAAATGGTCGTGTTCTAGGAACGTTACAAATAGGACTAGGGAATGAATTTATTAATGAAATCCAAGCGCTTTTCCCAAGTACGATCATACATATTTTAAATGAATCAGGCGAGGTTGTTCGTTCCTCTGATGAGACGTTTGTTGGACAGAAATTTGCTAATACTGGCGTAACAAAGGCGATTGGTGGGAAACAAACGCGAATAAAAGGTGAAGAAAACAATGCTATTGAAAGTTTCTTACCGATTTTAGAGCCAACTGCTACGACAGCTGTTGGGGTATTAATGCTTGTACAAGACATTGAAGCGACAGAAGCAACAATGAATAGCATTATTAATATGGGAGCGTTTATTTTAATAACGACAATTCTTGTAGCGGTAGTTGTAGCCATTTTTTATGGGCAAACATTAACAAAACCAATTGTAAAAACAGCGGCTATGATGAATGTGTTAAGTGCTGGAGACTTAACAAAACGTATAGAAAAAGCAGAGCGTCGAGATGAAATCGGGCAGTTAATGAATGATATGAAGGTAATGCAGGAGCATTTACATACAACCATTTCGGAGGTAGCCGAAGCATCTCATACCGTTTCGCTGGAAAGTACATTGCTTGCTCAATCTACGAGTGACGTATCCAGTGGTTCAGAGGCAATTGCCGAAACGATGGAAAGCTTATCGCGCGGTGTAGAAAAGCAAACCCATGAAATTGCTGAAGTATCTGAAATCATGACAGAGTTCTCTCAAAATCTACAGGAAACTTCTCAGCAAGGCAGTCATCTTGAAGTGCTCTCTAAAAATGTGCTGACGCTGTCAATGGATGGTTCGGAACGAATTCATCGTTCAAATGGTCAAATGCAGGAAATCCATCAAATGATGGAGCAATCGATTGGGAAAATGGAAGATTTGGACAATCAAGTTGGACAAATTACTTCATTTGTTTCCATTATTGAAGATGTGGCAAACCAAACGAATTTACTCGCACTCAATGCCTCGATTGAAGCGGCACGCGCTGGAGAGCATGGAAAAGGCTTTGCAGTAGTGGCAGAAGAAGTTCGCGCATTAGCAGAGCAAGTGAGAGGTTCTGTTTCGGAAATTACGAACATTGTAACAACAATCCAAGGTGGTTCACGTGAAGTGAGTCAGTCATTGAAAAATGGCTTTAGTCAGGTAGAGAATGGTACGAATCAACTTGCAATAACAGCAGGGACATTTACGGAAATTGAGCAATCGGTTTCACAAATGGCGATGTTTATTCAACAAGTTATAGCACATTTAGGGGAAATGAGTCGCGAAGGGCAAGTAATCAACCAATCGCTACAGGAAATTTCAGCTATTACAGAGGAAACTGCCGCCAGTGTGGAAGAAACGACCGCGACGATTGTGCAAACTAGCGTTACAATGGCAGATGTGGCAAGCGCTACAGGGGAATTATCGAAGTTAGCAGAACAGTTAAACCAGGTCGTGAAAACTTACAAAATTTAA
- a CDS encoding nitroreductase family protein — translation MTLTVKDAIKQRRSIKKFNGQIVEKESVLEILDDAKWAPNHGNRQPWRVVVGAGEQLANVHELLRDLAIPKWQELSEDTLATQMQKFTLAGAYAFVLVTEDMRQKERLEDYAATSCYLQNAQLLAWEKGIGTCWKTPGFLDHPKFREALNAQSNERVIAMLQFGHYDEAPNAKERKEVADFVTEFGK, via the coding sequence ATGACTTTAACAGTAAAAGATGCAATTAAACAACGTCGTTCGATTAAGAAATTTAACGGGCAAATTGTTGAAAAAGAGTCTGTCCTAGAAATTTTAGATGATGCCAAATGGGCCCCAAATCATGGTAACCGTCAACCTTGGCGTGTCGTAGTAGGGGCTGGTGAGCAATTAGCCAATGTCCATGAACTATTACGTGATTTAGCGATTCCAAAATGGCAGGAGCTTTCCGAGGATACACTTGCAACGCAAATGCAGAAATTTACGCTAGCGGGAGCATATGCCTTCGTATTAGTAACAGAAGATATGCGTCAAAAAGAACGTTTAGAAGACTATGCTGCAACGTCTTGCTACTTACAAAACGCTCAGCTGCTTGCATGGGAAAAAGGGATTGGTACGTGCTGGAAAACACCAGGCTTCTTAGATCACCCAAAATTCCGTGAAGCATTAAACGCGCAGTCCAATGAGCGTGTCATTGCCATGCTTCAATTTGGTCATTACGACGAAGCGCCAAATGCAAAAGAACGTAAGGAAGTTGCGGACTTTGTGACAGAATTCGGTAAATAA